GCGATTTTTTATTGCTTGCATTTGCTGCTCCGTACAGGAATTCTGTTGTTTGCTCCGTCGCTGGTGCTTGCGCAGATTTTGCATATCGACTTGAAACTTGCAATTATCGTTTCGGCTGCCGTCGCCATTTTCTATACCTGGTTTGGTGGAATCAAGGCGGTTATCTGGACTGATGTGATGCAGTTCGTCGTCTTCTTTGGCGGCGGAGTCCTGGTGCTTTTGATTATTTCGAATTCGGTGGGAGGCTTTAGCGAAATGGCCGCCCTTGCTAGCGAAGCGGGCAAGACTAAGTGGTGGGACGCCTCAATGGATATCTCCAATGCACGCACGCTTGTTTCGGCGGGCTTTGCCTATGCGATTCTTGAAATTGCCATTCGCGGTTGCGACCAGCAGTTCGTGCAACGCTACTTGAGCTGCAAGGATGTGAAGGCTGCAAACCGTTCCAGCATTCTTTCGATGGTGCTTGGCTGTGCGGTGTCCATTCTGTTCTACTGGGTGGGCGCGGCTCTTTATGTTTATTACCAGAAGGCTCATGCAGCACCTCTTCCGGAGGGCTTGGGCCAGAACGACGTGTTCCCTTACTTTATTGTAAATGGACTTCCGGTGGGCGTGACGGGGCTGATTGTTGCCGCCATTTGTGCTGCGGCCATGAGTAGCCTTTCGGGTGCCATCAATTCCTTGGGCAATACCTCGGAACGAGACTTCTTGGGCTGGGATGAAAACGCTGGTATCGGTGGACTCAAGCGTGCCAAGATTTGGACTGCCGTCTGGGGAATTCTGGGAATCTTCTTTGCCTTGTTTGCAGCAACCCAGCAGGGGAGTTTGCTTAAGAATGCGCTGTTCTTTACAGGTCTTTTCACGGGCCCGCTTTTGGGAATGTTCTTGTTGGCTTTCTTTGCCGACAAGGTCTTTGGAACAGGTGCCAAGAAACTTCGCGGTTGGGTTGTTATTGTAGCTGTTGTTTTGGGTATGGCAAGCCTTATCCTGGTGCAGGGAATTCCTGCCTTTGGAGTGCCTGCGGTGTTGGGAGGAATTTTCAGCTGGCCTTGGATGCCCTTTATTAGCATGACCACGACTATCGTGATGGCTCTACTGATTAATGCGGTCACCAATTTGGTATCAACAAAGAAATGAACTTGTCATAGGGGTTGAATATGAACAAAGTTACATTGGGCCTCGTCTTCTTGGTGGTGCTGCTGGGATTCCTGCTGCTTACCACGGATAACGGTTGCATGAATATGAAACCGGGGCAACCTTCCTTGAACGTGCCGTCGGCTTTTGGCGGCCAGAGTGCCACGGTCAAGGTGTCTGCTTCTGAATCTCGCAAGTACGAAGCCAACGAATTCGTGACGGTGGCGATGCTCGAATTGCGTGGCCGTGATAAGGAACTGCTCTATAAGCAGCTCGAAGCTCGTCGCCAGGCGATTTTTGAACAAATGAACAAACTCGATATCCAGAATACCGATATCGAACAGAACAGTGTAGATATGCGCAAGGAATGGTCTTACGACAAGGGAACCCGCAGTCTTACGGGGTATGTGGTGAGTCAGTCTTTTGCAATACGCTGCTCGTCAAGGCCGGTGGCCGCCGCTGCTGTGGCGGTGCTTTCTGCTGAACTGGATGTGGAAATTGATCGTACGACTGCGCGCCTTAAAAGTGAAGATTCCTTGCGTAAGGAATTGGTTCTCTTGGTGGGCAAGAAGGCTTTGGACAAGGCCGGAAGTTACGCCGAAAGTGTGGGTGGCTCTCTTGGCAAGGTGATCTCGGTCAGTGAAAATGGTGGTAACGACGGCGTTGTTTACGGAAGAACCGTCTTGGGTGCAGCCAAGTTCAATGACTATAGTGAAGATGCCATGCTGGCTTCCATCGCGGACTCGGTGAGTATCTCTGCGTCAGTTCATTTGGTCGTAGAATTGATTCAATAGAGCGGCTAGTCACACTAGTTTTGTTTGTCAAGACGTAGATTACAAAAAACTTTTATTTTTCTGTTGATAAGTAACCTCGATGGTTACAATTAGCTAACTGCTTATAAATAAAGGCGTTAGCTTTTTTTATGTTTATTTTGTTCGAAACGGGTTTTGGCGCCCCCGTTCCGAAGTGTTGATAAGTTTAGTTTTGTAATCTTAAATTTACACAAAAAGCGTTATTTTTTTGAAAAATGTCTTCCAATGACACTTACTTTTATTATATTGTTTTCCATATCTTGTGCTTCGCCCCAAAACTTAGACGCAAGATATAGTAAATACCGGAATTGAAAGAAAAAAGTATGCTCGACACGAATTTTGCTCATCGGGAGCCTATTCGCCGGGCAGCAAGGATTGGTAGATGATTGTTTCTGTAAGGAAGCGCGACGGCCGTGAGATGCCGTTCAACATTGAAAAAATTGCCGACGCTATTGTCAAGGCATTCCGCGCATCGGGCGAGCTCGACGAACAGATTAAGGCCGCCCAAAGTCAGTTGAATTTGTTGGGAAGCGATGACGTGCTTACGAGCACGGCCCTCAAGGTGTCTGCCGATGTGGTGGGCAGGCTTGAATCCGAGGGCAAGAATGTTCCCGAAATCGAAGAAATCCAGGATGCTGTCGAAAAGGCTCTTACCGAAGGTGGCTATGCCGATACCGCCAAGAGCTACATCTTGTATCGTGCCGAACGTACCCGCGTGCGCGAAGTCAATACTCGCCTCATGCATACGCTCCGCGACATTACTTTCAGTTCTGCCAAGGAATCTGACCTCAAGCGTGAAAATGCAAACATCGATGGCGATACCGCCATGGGTACCATGCTCAAGTATGGTTCCGAATCGGCAAAGCATTTCTACACGATGATGATGCTCAAGCCCGAGCACAGCCGCGCCCACATGGAAGGCGATATCCATATCCACGATTTGGATTTCTATTCCCTTACCATGACCTGCTGCCAGATTGACCTCAAGAAGCTTTTCAAGAACGGCTTCAATACCGGTCACGGTCATCTGCGTGAACCCAAGGATATCCGTAGCTACGCCGCCTTGGCCGCTATTGCTATTCAGTCTAACCAGAACGACCAGCATGGTGGTCAGTCCATTCCGAACTTCGACTACGCCATGGCCGATGGCGTGCGCATCACTTACCGCAAGGCCTACCTTTCCAACATGGTCAAGGCTCTCATTCTTCTCACGGGCAAGACCGAAGAAGAAATCCAGCCGGTGGTAAAGAAGCTCCATACCGAAATGGCTGAAATGGACATGGTGGCAACGCTTGTTCCGAACGAAAAGTTCCAGGAAGCCGAAGCTCGCGAACTGTCCAAGACTTATGGTGAAGAAA
Above is a window of Fibrobacter sp. UWT2 DNA encoding:
- a CDS encoding SIMPL domain-containing protein; this encodes MNKVTLGLVFLVVLLGFLLLTTDNGCMNMKPGQPSLNVPSAFGGQSATVKVSASESRKYEANEFVTVAMLELRGRDKELLYKQLEARRQAIFEQMNKLDIQNTDIEQNSVDMRKEWSYDKGTRSLTGYVVSQSFAIRCSSRPVAAAAVAVLSAELDVEIDRTTARLKSEDSLRKELVLLVGKKALDKAGSYAESVGGSLGKVISVSENGGNDGVVYGRTVLGAAKFNDYSEDAMLASIADSVSISASVHLVVELIQ
- a CDS encoding sodium:solute symporter — its product is MFTLLDWIVLVAYLLLSVAIGLFVSRGNKNLKEYMLGGGSIPWVAVGISLIATSVSATTFLGAPADVYGDNMTFLMFQIGALISIVVVGLVFIPRFRTSGINSAYELFEVRFSKPVRRIAAIFYCLHLLLRTGILLFAPSLVLAQILHIDLKLAIIVSAAVAIFYTWFGGIKAVIWTDVMQFVVFFGGGVLVLLIISNSVGGFSEMAALASEAGKTKWWDASMDISNARTLVSAGFAYAILEIAIRGCDQQFVQRYLSCKDVKAANRSSILSMVLGCAVSILFYWVGAALYVYYQKAHAAPLPEGLGQNDVFPYFIVNGLPVGVTGLIVAAICAAAMSSLSGAINSLGNTSERDFLGWDENAGIGGLKRAKIWTAVWGILGIFFALFAATQQGSLLKNALFFTGLFTGPLLGMFLLAFFADKVFGTGAKKLRGWVVIVAVVLGMASLILVQGIPAFGVPAVLGGIFSWPWMPFISMTTTIVMALLINAVTNLVSTKK